The stretch of DNA GTGATGGACCGGCAGAGCTCGGTGGTCACGATGCAGCGGACGGTCGGCTTTTTCCGGGTGGCGCAAATGATTGAATATCCCTTTTTCCCGATAGCGACGCGTTTCAATCTGGACCATCCCATGGTCAGCCGCTTGCGTGAGGTCTTCTTCTACTACGTCAGCTCCATCGATACGAGCGCAGCGCTGCCAGCAGGGGTTACGCGGATTCCGCTGGTGTACTCTTCGCCCCAGAGCGCGACGCAGCAGGGCTTCTTTACTATCCAGCCAGCCATGCTGCCGGCCACCGAGAACCTTCAGGATGGCCCCTATGTGCTGGCCGTAGCCCTGCACGGAACGTTCCCGAGCGCTTACGACACTACGCGGGTCGGAAAGCCGGCCCGACTGGTGGTCGTAGGAGATGGCGATCTGGTTAACGAGCAGCGCTACGGAGGACAGATTCCACCGGGCAACCTGGCTTTTGCCCTGAACATCGCAGACTGGCTCGGGCAGGATGAGGCGCTGCTTACCATTCGTACCAAGTCGATTGCACCCCGCGCCTTAGAGCCGGTCAGCGAAAGCCTGCGGCCTTTTATCAAGTATGCCAACATTCTGGGGCCGGTGGTGCTGGTGGTGCTCTTCGGACTGATTCGCTGGCGCATCCGGCGCCAGCGTCAGATCCTGCTGACCACCTGAAACCATTCCGGATAGGGCCATGCAGCGGAAAAATCCTGTGCTGATCCTGTCGGTTGTGCTGGTGGTCCTGCTGGTGCTGGCCTGGGCCACCGGTGCCTTCAAACGGAATCCATCGACCATTGACGTGCCGGAATGGAAGCTTCGGGCAGAGCGGATCACGCGCATTCGGTTGACGTGGCCAGGTAAAGAACCGCTGGTGCTGGAACGGAGCGGCGCAAACTGGCAACTGACGGCGCCGATTCACTATCCAGCCGATTCCTCCTTTGTGCGCCGTTTTGTGGAGAATCTGGCGAAGCTGGAGCTGGAGAGCGTTGTCTCGACTAATCCAGCCCGCTATGGTAACTATGGCGTTGCCGATTCAAACGCCGTCCTGGTGGTATCCTATCAGCAGGATGGGGACTCCCTTCGCCTGTTCTGGGGTAAGGCAGGGCCAGACTTCCAGACGCGCTATGTGCGGCTGGGAGATGATGCCCGTGTCTTTCTGGCTCGTACCAACCTGACGGTGCCTGAAGACCTGAGCCGCTGGCGTAATAAGATTGTGCTGAACGTGCCTGCCGCGCAGCTTGAAGCATTGGCGTTAAAACGCGAAGGAAAGACCTATGAAGTGCGGCGCGGAGAGGCCGGGTGGGAGCTGGTAGAAAATGGCCAGACCACCCGGGCCGATTCGATTGCGGTTGTGCGCTGGGCCAGCCAGTTTGATCCCCTGCGGGCAAATGGCTTCTTTGATGATCTGTCGGCCGATTCGGTTCGACAGGCACCGGATTATGTGCTGACGCTCCGCTTACCCGGGGGCGTGCAGCAGGTTCTTTACTTCAAAGAGCATAACAACGGATGGGCGCTGGTGCGCGGAGATGATGATACGGTGTTTCGCCTTTATGCCTACCGGCGCACGCAGCTCCTGCCCGAAGTTACTTCGCTGCGCGCAAGGTCCACCTGAGGGCC from Rhodothermus profundi encodes:
- a CDS encoding DUF4340 domain-containing protein, with the translated sequence MQRKNPVLILSVVLVVLLVLAWATGAFKRNPSTIDVPEWKLRAERITRIRLTWPGKEPLVLERSGANWQLTAPIHYPADSSFVRRFVENLAKLELESVVSTNPARYGNYGVADSNAVLVVSYQQDGDSLRLFWGKAGPDFQTRYVRLGDDARVFLARTNLTVPEDLSRWRNKIVLNVPAAQLEALALKREGKTYEVRRGEAGWELVENGQTTRADSIAVVRWASQFDPLRANGFFDDLSADSVRQAPDYVLTLRLPGGVQQVLYFKEHNNGWALVRGDDDTVFRLYAYRRTQLLPEVTSLRARST